A genomic region of Microthrixaceae bacterium contains the following coding sequences:
- a CDS encoding DUF5522 domain-containing protein: MGSDMARRWQSSHDAAVERGESHYIDPDSGYLVFTVVGLLERGYCCGNGCRHCPYQDRDRDRDVEGDPIASLPDTDP; the protein is encoded by the coding sequence ATGGGTTCCGACATGGCTCGCCGCTGGCAATCGTCCCATGATGCTGCTGTCGAGCGGGGCGAGTCCCACTACATCGACCCGGACAGTGGGTACTTGGTGTTCACGGTCGTCGGATTACTCGAGCGGGGATACTGCTGCGGCAACGGCTGTCGTCACTGCCCGTATCAGGATCGAGATCGGGACCGGGACGTCGAGGGCGACCCCATCGCTTCGTTACCCGACACCGACCCATAG
- a CDS encoding HNH endonuclease has product MFEGFDSELNSLGSGIDDVAVLFELQRRLDLHMIDALGELDAVGMTDVVEGLSTKAWVSKTARCSGVTATRRVSVARAVRRRYRPDVLDRLRSGVVGFDHLVVIGRWSNPRIEPTWSDNAGPMLDLAEHLTFAKWEKVIAALARLVDTDGTEPAPPAEESWLDLRDIHGPDGVIGVEIVGEFFGDYAEVVRQAINDATNRHRKAVRNDAEQFDRSPTTSESQLRAKALMDLCRFGTQFTLSGNYRPGTAEVTIILQHDEHGQPRAYSPTGDPLTADVIERMMCDPELRAVLLDSLGQPLDVGHSVRLATDAQRAALAARDGGCCFPGCEAPAHHTEAHHVRHHRNGGATAVNNLACLCRHHHGLVHRVGWAMHITTDGWTLYTHPCGITIWGQQHGVQRQGPIPEELAAEPEPPARPKVKVRGGTVDLAEAIATIRRRYDRMTATPDTRMYRPHDARRSASSRGSGRTGRTGGATRAGRATAGQLSLTPAKPPQPPIRQ; this is encoded by the coding sequence ATGTTCGAGGGCTTCGACAGCGAACTGAATAGCCTGGGTTCCGGGATCGACGATGTTGCGGTCCTGTTCGAGCTGCAACGCCGTTTGGATCTGCACATGATCGACGCGCTCGGGGAGTTGGATGCTGTTGGGATGACCGACGTCGTCGAGGGCCTGTCCACCAAAGCGTGGGTGTCCAAGACCGCTCGTTGTTCCGGTGTGACCGCCACCCGACGCGTTTCGGTCGCTCGGGCGGTGCGGCGCCGGTATCGGCCCGACGTGTTGGACCGCCTGCGGTCCGGTGTCGTGGGGTTTGATCATCTGGTCGTGATCGGCCGGTGGTCGAACCCGCGGATCGAACCCACCTGGTCCGACAACGCCGGACCAATGCTGGACCTCGCGGAGCATTTGACGTTCGCGAAATGGGAAAAGGTCATCGCCGCGTTGGCACGCCTCGTCGACACCGACGGCACCGAACCCGCCCCACCAGCCGAAGAATCCTGGCTCGACCTACGCGACATCCACGGCCCCGACGGTGTTATCGGTGTGGAAATCGTCGGAGAGTTCTTCGGCGACTACGCCGAGGTCGTACGCCAAGCCATCAACGACGCCACCAACCGTCACCGCAAAGCTGTCCGCAACGACGCCGAACAATTCGACCGGTCACCGACAACATCAGAATCGCAGTTGCGGGCGAAAGCGTTGATGGACCTGTGCCGGTTCGGCACCCAGTTCACCCTGTCGGGTAACTACCGGCCAGGAACCGCCGAAGTCACCATCATCCTGCAACACGACGAACACGGCCAACCACGCGCGTATTCGCCTACGGGTGATCCGCTCACCGCGGACGTGATCGAACGCATGATGTGTGACCCAGAACTCCGCGCTGTGCTGTTGGACTCGTTGGGCCAACCGCTCGATGTCGGCCATAGCGTGCGGTTGGCGACCGACGCTCAACGCGCCGCGTTGGCGGCACGCGACGGGGGGTGTTGTTTTCCCGGCTGTGAGGCACCCGCACACCACACCGAAGCCCACCATGTTCGCCATCACCGCAACGGCGGCGCCACGGCGGTGAACAACCTGGCATGTCTGTGCCGACACCACCACGGCCTGGTGCACCGCGTCGGCTGGGCCATGCACATCACCACCGACGGCTGGACCCTCTACACCCACCCCTGTGGCATCACGATCTGGGGGCAACAACACGGGGTTCAACGCCAAGGCCCCATCCCCGAAGAACTCGCGGCAGAACCCGAACCACCCGCCCGACCGAAGGTGAAAGTCCGCGGCGGAACCGTCGACCTCGCCGAAGCGATCGCCACGATCCGCCGCCGCTACGACCGCATGACCGCCACGCCCGACACCCGCATGTACCGACCCCACGACGCCCGCAGGTCAGCCTCCAGCCGAGGCTCGGGCAGGACCGGACGAACCGGCGGAGCGACGAGGGCCGGGCGAGCCACCGCCGGGCAACTCTCACTCACCCCAGCCAAACCACCCCAACCACCGATACGCCAATGA
- a CDS encoding SRPBCC domain-containing protein: MIAPFEIVKTVDLPAPAALVWFALTEPQGLAGWTMPIAPQRDSPTVTLWRDAQHLSLHIPTGDDGSFQEFDYKIEPLPTGETNLRFTHAGLQSASPQSIEMTDLAWDQYFATLRVYLRDFAHLVPAYIEAEAPTQAFGEAPSAAWNNLRAALGLDDDANVGASVRIKRVGVDPLEGTVDYLTERFVGVAGRDFLVRFHRREAIGLPIAVAHHQYLDPDHAVLDVESERLAWIDWLAEL, encoded by the coding sequence ATGATCGCCCCGTTCGAGATCGTCAAGACCGTCGACCTGCCAGCGCCGGCCGCTCTCGTCTGGTTCGCCCTGACCGAACCGCAGGGTCTCGCTGGATGGACCATGCCCATCGCCCCTCAGCGGGACTCCCCCACCGTCACCTTGTGGCGGGATGCCCAGCACCTCTCGCTGCACATCCCAACCGGCGACGATGGGTCCTTCCAGGAGTTCGACTACAAGATCGAGCCACTCCCCACCGGCGAGACCAATCTGCGGTTTACCCACGCGGGCCTTCAGAGCGCCTCGCCTCAGTCCATTGAGATGACCGACCTCGCGTGGGACCAGTACTTCGCGACGCTTCGGGTTTACCTGCGCGATTTCGCGCACTTGGTTCCTGCCTACATCGAGGCCGAGGCCCCAACACAGGCCTTCGGCGAAGCACCCTCGGCGGCTTGGAACAATCTCCGCGCAGCGCTCGGACTCGACGATGACGCCAACGTTGGAGCCTCGGTGCGGATCAAGCGGGTCGGGGTCGACCCGCTCGAGGGCACCGTCGACTACCTCACCGAACGTTTCGTCGGGGTGGCAGGCCGCGACTTCCTCGTACGGTTCCATCGACGCGAGGCCATCGGGCTACCGATCGCAGTGGCCCATCACCAGTACCTCGACCCCGATCACGCCGTCCTCGACGTCGAGTCGGAACGCCTCGCATGGATCGACTGGCTCGCCGAGCTCTGA
- a CDS encoding TrkA family potassium uptake protein, producing MADQASRPRSFGQLSPEERPGPGESIVVLGLGRFGAAVASELVRLGCDVLGVDEVESLVQTYSRHLTHTVEADVTNVDAIRQLGIDEMTHAIVAVGSDIEASILATAVLDEVGVPNIWAKAVSKQHARILERVGAHHVVLPEHDMGHQVAHMIGGRMLDWFQLDERFAMVETVVPAELVGKTLTEAAIRQRWNVTVVCVKPSRGNFTYANAETVLGKGDLLVVAGETESAEAFARVH from the coding sequence TTGGCTGATCAAGCGTCGAGGCCGCGCAGCTTCGGTCAACTGTCCCCGGAGGAGCGCCCCGGTCCGGGCGAATCGATCGTCGTGTTGGGCCTGGGCCGATTCGGCGCCGCCGTTGCGTCGGAGTTGGTGCGGCTCGGTTGCGACGTTCTCGGCGTCGACGAGGTCGAGTCGTTGGTGCAGACCTACAGCAGGCACCTGACCCATACCGTCGAGGCTGACGTAACCAACGTGGACGCAATCCGTCAGCTTGGGATCGACGAGATGACCCACGCGATCGTGGCGGTCGGATCCGATATCGAGGCGAGCATCTTGGCCACGGCGGTGCTCGACGAGGTCGGCGTCCCCAACATCTGGGCGAAGGCGGTCAGCAAACAGCACGCTCGGATCCTCGAGCGTGTCGGCGCGCATCACGTGGTGTTGCCCGAACACGACATGGGCCATCAGGTCGCCCACATGATCGGTGGACGGATGCTGGATTGGTTCCAGCTCGACGAGCGCTTCGCCATGGTGGAAACGGTCGTTCCGGCGGAATTGGTCGGAAAGACGCTCACCGAAGCGGCGATTCGTCAGCGTTGGAACGTCACCGTTGTGTGTGTGAAGCCGAGCCGAGGCAACTTCACCTACGCCAACGCCGAGACCGTGCTCGGCAAGGGCGACCTGTTGGTGGTGGCGGGGGAGACCGAATCCGCCGAGGCGTTCGCCCGGGTCCACTGA
- a CDS encoding TrkH family potassium uptake protein, whose protein sequence is MSLRRFRINEPQPNQPRPARYIVGTILVTIAVGSVLLSLPIATAPGRHTSSLTAVFTAASASSVTGLTVVDTARHWSTFGHVVIVGLVQVGGLGIMTMSSLAVVVLSRRLGLRQRLLVAAQANSLTLGDVRELVRRILQMTLIVEAITALVLTAQFWWVHHMSLDSAAGMGAFHAISAFNNAGFSMFDQSLQRFAHDPVVLTVLALAVTAGALGFPVWSQLIDHPREPRRWDLHTKLTLAMTAVITAGGWVAFMWFEWTNPKTMGPMSSLATIGNSLAHSVFGRTAGFATVDVAATNDTSHLATVMLMFVGGGSSSTAGGIKVSTFALLGLAIWAEVRGDRDTTIFHRRVPSNLQRQAVAVALLAVGAVMAATLAMLALTPFGLSEVLFESVSALATVGSSTGITPTLGAGAKILMIVLMFLGRVGPPTLFAALVLRERERLYRYPEERIVIG, encoded by the coding sequence ATGTCGCTCCGACGCTTCCGGATCAACGAGCCGCAGCCGAATCAGCCGCGGCCAGCGAGATACATCGTTGGCACGATCCTGGTCACCATCGCGGTCGGTTCGGTGCTGTTGTCATTGCCGATCGCGACGGCGCCAGGACGTCATACGTCCTCGCTCACGGCAGTTTTCACCGCGGCTTCGGCGTCGAGCGTCACCGGGTTGACGGTGGTCGACACGGCGCGGCACTGGAGCACCTTTGGCCACGTCGTCATCGTGGGGTTGGTCCAGGTCGGCGGCCTCGGCATCATGACGATGTCGTCGCTGGCCGTGGTGGTGTTGAGTCGACGCCTTGGCTTGCGGCAACGCCTGCTCGTCGCGGCACAGGCGAATTCGCTCACGTTGGGAGATGTCCGCGAACTCGTGCGCCGAATCCTGCAGATGACCTTGATCGTCGAGGCCATCACCGCGCTGGTGCTGACCGCACAGTTCTGGTGGGTCCACCACATGAGCCTGGACAGCGCAGCCGGGATGGGGGCGTTTCATGCGATCAGCGCGTTCAACAACGCGGGGTTTTCGATGTTCGATCAGAGCCTGCAGCGCTTTGCCCATGATCCGGTGGTGTTGACGGTACTCGCCTTGGCGGTGACCGCAGGGGCGCTCGGCTTCCCCGTCTGGTCACAGCTCATCGACCACCCTCGAGAGCCACGACGGTGGGACCTTCACACCAAGCTGACGCTGGCGATGACCGCCGTGATCACCGCTGGTGGGTGGGTCGCGTTCATGTGGTTCGAGTGGACGAATCCCAAGACGATGGGGCCGATGTCGAGCCTCGCGACCATCGGCAACAGCCTTGCCCACAGCGTCTTCGGGCGTACCGCCGGGTTTGCGACCGTCGACGTCGCGGCGACCAACGACACCTCCCATCTGGCCACCGTGATGCTGATGTTCGTGGGTGGCGGCAGCAGTTCGACCGCCGGCGGCATCAAGGTGTCGACCTTCGCGCTGTTGGGGTTGGCGATCTGGGCCGAAGTGCGAGGTGATCGCGACACCACGATCTTCCATCGGAGGGTTCCGTCGAACCTGCAACGTCAGGCCGTCGCGGTGGCGCTCCTGGCGGTCGGGGCGGTGATGGCCGCGACGCTGGCGATGTTGGCGTTGACACCATTTGGCCTCTCGGAGGTGCTGTTCGAGTCGGTGTCGGCTCTGGCCACGGTCGGGTCATCGACCGGAATCACTCCGACACTCGGCGCGGGTGCGAAGATCTTGATGATCGTGTTGATGTTCCTGGGCCGAGTCGGCCCACCCACGTTGTTCGCGGCACTGGTGTTGCGCGAACGAGAACGGTTGTATCGATATCCCGAGGAGAGGATCGTCATTGGCTGA
- a CDS encoding TrpB-like pyridoxal phosphate-dependent enzyme — protein sequence MGEPLRYTLSDDEMPTTWYNLIADLDSPPPPALHPGTLEPAGPDDFAPLFPMELIMQEVTTDRYVEIPGEVLDVYRLWRSTPLHRAHRLEKALGTPARIYYKYEGVSPAGSHKPNTAVPQAYYNAKAGVKKLTTETGAGQWGVALSFAAQAFGLDCEVWQVAASYHSKPYRSAIMRSFGATVHPSPSDQTDYGRSLLAADAENPGSLGIAISEAVSVAAQDPEIRYALGSVLNHVILHQTVIGEEALLQMAKAGDTPDLIVGCTGGGSNFGGLTFPFLREKMAGRISPRILAVEPSACPSLTRGVYAYDFGDSAGMTPLMKMHTLGHGFIPDPIHAGGLRYHGMSPLVSHVYELGLIEAESVQQSECFAAAIEFARAEGIIPAPESTHAIAAAVAAANAAKETGEEPVILIALSGHGMLDMAAYDKYFAGEIVDYDYPADKVAQALAELPQVP from the coding sequence ATGGGCGAACCACTCCGCTACACGCTCTCCGACGATGAAATGCCGACCACCTGGTACAACCTCATCGCCGATCTCGACAGTCCTCCTCCGCCGGCGTTGCATCCGGGGACGCTCGAGCCCGCCGGACCGGACGACTTCGCTCCGTTGTTCCCGATGGAACTCATCATGCAGGAGGTCACCACCGACCGTTACGTCGAGATCCCCGGCGAGGTGCTCGACGTCTACCGCCTGTGGCGTTCGACCCCGTTGCACCGTGCGCACCGCCTCGAAAAGGCGCTCGGAACTCCCGCACGCATTTACTACAAGTACGAAGGCGTCAGCCCGGCGGGTTCGCACAAGCCCAACACCGCGGTGCCGCAGGCCTACTACAACGCCAAGGCCGGGGTGAAGAAGCTCACGACCGAAACCGGTGCCGGGCAGTGGGGCGTGGCGCTCTCGTTCGCCGCCCAGGCATTCGGGCTCGACTGCGAGGTCTGGCAGGTCGCCGCCTCGTACCACTCCAAGCCCTACCGATCCGCGATCATGCGCAGTTTCGGCGCAACGGTTCACCCGTCGCCGTCCGACCAGACCGATTACGGGCGCTCGTTGCTCGCTGCCGACGCCGAGAACCCCGGTTCGCTCGGCATCGCCATCTCCGAGGCGGTATCGGTGGCCGCCCAGGACCCCGAGATCCGCTATGCGCTCGGGTCGGTGCTGAACCACGTCATCTTGCACCAGACCGTCATCGGGGAAGAGGCGCTCTTGCAGATGGCCAAGGCCGGCGACACTCCCGATCTCATCGTGGGCTGCACCGGTGGCGGCTCAAATTTCGGTGGCCTCACCTTCCCCTTCCTTCGCGAAAAGATGGCCGGCCGGATCAGCCCGCGGATTCTCGCCGTCGAACCGTCGGCGTGCCCGTCGCTGACCCGCGGCGTGTATGCGTACGACTTCGGCGACTCCGCCGGCATGACCCCGCTCATGAAGATGCACACTCTGGGCCACGGGTTCATCCCCGACCCGATCCATGCGGGCGGGCTCCGCTACCACGGCATGAGCCCGCTGGTGAGCCATGTCTACGAACTCGGTTTGATCGAGGCCGAATCGGTGCAGCAAAGCGAATGCTTCGCCGCGGCCATCGAGTTCGCCCGCGCCGAGGGGATCATCCCGGCCCCCGAGTCGACCCATGCGATCGCTGCGGCAGTGGCCGCAGCGAATGCCGCGAAGGAGACGGGCGAGGAACCGGTGATCCTCATCGCGCTGTCCGGCCACGGCATGTTGGACATGGCGGCCTACGACAAGTACTTCGCCGGCGAGATCGTCGATTACGACTACCCCGCCGACAAGGTCGCCCAGGCCCTCGCCGAACTACCGCAGGTTCCCTGA
- a CDS encoding haloalkane dehalogenase, whose translation MNSVRTPDDRFVGLPGFDFEPRYHEVGDGLRMHYLDEGPRDGRVVVLLHGEPSWSYLYRTMIPVLTAAGCRCVVPDLIGFGRSDKPTEQSDYTYARHIAWTTELLVDHLDVLDAVFFGQDWGSLVGLRVVTAHPDRFAAIAIGNGGLPNGDMAISDALRAWREFAATADEFPVGAIINGGCTTDLSAEVIAAYDAPFPDDSFKAGARIFPSLIPVSPDDVEARNQKAAWKVLEGWAKPFLCVYSDSDPITKGADAVFIAKVPGADGQPHTTIEGGGHFLQEDRGADLAAVLADWIAAL comes from the coding sequence ATGAACAGCGTTCGCACTCCTGACGACCGATTTGTCGGGCTACCCGGCTTCGACTTTGAGCCGAGGTATCACGAGGTGGGCGACGGGCTGCGAATGCACTACCTCGACGAGGGGCCGAGAGACGGTCGCGTCGTGGTGTTGCTGCACGGCGAGCCCTCGTGGAGCTACCTGTACCGAACCATGATCCCGGTGCTGACGGCGGCGGGTTGTCGTTGCGTCGTTCCGGATCTCATCGGGTTCGGCCGATCCGACAAGCCGACCGAGCAGTCCGACTACACCTACGCCCGCCACATCGCCTGGACCACCGAGCTGTTGGTGGACCATCTCGACGTGCTCGACGCGGTCTTCTTCGGCCAGGACTGGGGCAGCCTGGTGGGGCTTCGCGTCGTGACAGCGCATCCGGACCGTTTCGCTGCGATCGCAATCGGCAACGGCGGGTTGCCGAACGGTGACATGGCGATCTCCGACGCGCTGCGCGCCTGGCGCGAGTTCGCGGCCACCGCCGATGAGTTCCCGGTCGGGGCGATCATCAACGGCGGGTGCACGACCGATCTGTCCGCCGAGGTGATCGCCGCGTATGACGCACCCTTCCCCGACGACTCGTTCAAGGCTGGCGCGCGGATCTTTCCGTCGCTCATCCCCGTGTCTCCCGACGACGTCGAGGCGCGGAATCAGAAGGCGGCGTGGAAGGTGCTCGAGGGTTGGGCGAAGCCGTTCCTGTGCGTCTATTCCGACAGCGATCCGATCACCAAAGGGGCCGATGCGGTGTTCATCGCCAAGGTCCCTGGCGCCGACGGGCAGCCGCACACGACGATCGAGGGCGGCGGCCACTTCCTGCAAGAGGATCGTGGCGCCGACCTCGCCGCCGTGCTCGCCGACTGGATCGCAGCGCTGTAA
- a CDS encoding MFS transporter, translating to MTSTVPRQELTASGYTHRQVLVIFSGLMLGMFLAALDQTIVATALPEIVGDLGGASHLAWVVTAYMLTVSISTPLYGKLGDLYGRKRLFQFAIVTFLVGSMLCGVSQSMSQLIGFRALQGLGAGGLIVLAQALIAEVVTARERGRYQGYFGALFGVSSVAGPLLGGFLTDNLSWRWVFYVNLPVGLVALVVTALKLPANGAPRSKPRIDHLGAALLAASVTCIVLVTTWGGEQYAWGSSLILSLIAVSVVLLGAFIAVERRAPEPVLPLHLFNLRTFAVSSAVAFIVGVGMYGTISYLPYFMQTVNGASATDSGLVLLPLMLAMLLASMVAGQSISRTGRYRIFPVSGMVIAAVAMFLLSTMGGDTSKTLVTGYMALLGVGLGFCMQTLILAVQNEVETKDLGVGTSAVNFFRSMGGSLGVAVFGAMFNAQFARNLPSFTHQLSEAERAALRLADPAEYAHYVYRFADSITSIFGWAAVVLAIGFGLSLMLRDTTFGTGAIHGSGDHDGSDGTRTIGDRVVAH from the coding sequence ATGACCTCCACCGTGCCTCGTCAGGAACTCACCGCGTCCGGCTACACGCATCGTCAGGTGCTCGTGATCTTCAGCGGACTGATGTTGGGTATGTTTCTCGCCGCGCTCGACCAGACCATCGTCGCGACGGCCCTACCCGAGATCGTGGGTGACCTCGGCGGCGCCAGCCATCTCGCCTGGGTGGTCACCGCCTACATGTTGACGGTGTCGATCTCGACCCCGCTGTATGGCAAGTTGGGCGACCTGTACGGCCGTAAGCGGCTCTTTCAGTTCGCCATCGTCACGTTCCTGGTGGGCTCGATGCTCTGCGGAGTCTCGCAGTCGATGTCGCAACTCATCGGGTTCCGCGCGTTGCAGGGCCTCGGCGCCGGGGGGCTCATCGTGTTGGCCCAGGCGCTGATCGCCGAGGTCGTCACCGCTCGAGAACGCGGTCGCTATCAGGGGTATTTCGGGGCGCTTTTCGGCGTGTCGAGCGTGGCCGGTCCATTGCTCGGCGGATTCCTGACCGACAACTTGTCATGGCGGTGGGTCTTCTACGTGAACCTGCCCGTCGGATTGGTCGCCCTGGTGGTGACCGCCTTGAAGCTCCCCGCCAACGGCGCTCCGCGTTCGAAGCCGAGGATCGACCACCTCGGTGCCGCGCTGCTGGCCGCCTCGGTGACCTGCATCGTGTTGGTCACGACCTGGGGTGGGGAACAGTACGCCTGGGGGTCGAGCCTCATCTTGAGCCTCATCGCCGTTTCGGTCGTGTTGTTGGGTGCCTTCATCGCCGTCGAACGCCGCGCCCCTGAGCCGGTGTTGCCGCTGCATCTGTTCAACCTGCGCACATTCGCGGTGTCGTCCGCGGTTGCCTTCATCGTCGGCGTGGGCATGTACGGCACGATCAGTTACCTGCCCTATTTCATGCAGACGGTCAACGGCGCCTCCGCAACCGATTCGGGCCTGGTGCTGTTGCCGCTCATGTTGGCGATGCTGTTGGCCTCGATGGTTGCCGGCCAGAGCATCTCGCGCACGGGTCGCTATCGGATCTTCCCGGTGTCGGGCATGGTCATCGCGGCGGTTGCCATGTTCCTGTTGTCGACGATGGGCGGCGACACCTCCAAGACTCTGGTGACCGGCTACATGGCGCTGTTGGGTGTCGGGCTCGGGTTCTGCATGCAGACGCTGATCCTCGCGGTGCAAAACGAGGTCGAGACCAAGGACCTCGGGGTCGGAACCTCGGCGGTGAACTTCTTTCGGTCGATGGGAGGATCGCTCGGTGTGGCGGTGTTCGGTGCGATGTTCAATGCCCAGTTCGCACGCAACCTGCCGTCGTTCACCCACCAGCTCAGCGAGGCGGAACGCGCGGCCTTACGCCTCGCGGACCCAGCGGAATACGCGCACTACGTGTACCGATTCGCCGATTCGATCACCTCGATCTTCGGTTGGGCCGCGGTGGTGCTCGCCATCGGGTTCGGCTTGTCGCTGATGTTGCGGGACACGACCTTTGGCACCGGAGCCATCCATGGCTCAGGCGATCACGACGGCTCCGACGGCACTCGAACGATCGGTGACCGCGTGGTCGCCCACTGA
- a CDS encoding TetR/AcrR family transcriptional regulator: protein MTTTGLRERKKRETFVRIVTAARELVSERGIAGVTVDDIAEAAGISTRTFFNYFSSKNEAVIGSDPQGFEAAASALRNRPSDERPARALWSVITGEGDDAMLQRWMLRNELVRRHPELLPRHLESFDLATRALTEAVADRMDVDQGRDPRPAFVVATTIAALRSVMAWWQASDRSTDLHVHLATTLTTLEMLDLDAFRPDPVDPVDPVDPVSARRERIS, encoded by the coding sequence ATGACCACCACCGGACTTCGCGAGCGAAAAAAGCGCGAGACCTTCGTGCGCATCGTCACGGCGGCGCGTGAACTCGTCAGCGAACGTGGGATCGCCGGCGTGACCGTCGACGACATCGCGGAAGCAGCCGGCATCTCGACTCGGACCTTCTTCAACTACTTCTCCAGCAAGAACGAGGCGGTCATCGGCAGCGACCCTCAAGGCTTCGAAGCCGCCGCGTCTGCATTGCGGAATCGGCCGAGCGACGAACGCCCAGCGAGGGCGCTGTGGAGCGTCATCACCGGTGAGGGTGACGACGCGATGCTGCAGCGTTGGATGTTGCGCAACGAACTTGTTCGCCGCCACCCGGAGTTGTTGCCCCGGCACCTCGAATCGTTCGACCTCGCCACCCGGGCCCTCACCGAGGCCGTCGCCGATCGGATGGACGTCGACCAGGGACGCGATCCGCGGCCGGCCTTCGTCGTCGCCACCACGATCGCGGCGCTGCGTTCGGTGATGGCGTGGTGGCAGGCCTCTGATCGCAGTACCGATCTTCACGTCCACCTCGCCACGACCCTGACAACCCTCGAAATGCTCGACCTTGACGCGTTCCGACCCGACCCCGTCGATCCCGTCGACCCCGTCGACCCCGTCTCTGCCCGTCGCGAAAGGATCTCATGA
- a CDS encoding flavin reductase family protein, protein MSGLPGFDAVNRQLDAAVVIAVVTTPTGDRSGCLVGFHSQVGIEPLRYCVWISRENHTFGLLADASELSVHPLTDADREVATLFATRSGDDIDKWETMAHAGLALPEAHVSGPIVDLLDHPDLDHVGVVLAPSHAHAAGGTDAADGSDGDTTNGSTLRVSDVSDLAAGHEVD, encoded by the coding sequence ATGAGCGGACTGCCCGGCTTCGATGCCGTGAACCGACAACTCGATGCGGCGGTCGTTATCGCCGTCGTCACCACGCCGACAGGCGACCGATCGGGATGCCTGGTCGGGTTCCACTCCCAGGTGGGCATCGAACCGCTGCGCTACTGCGTGTGGATCTCCCGCGAGAACCACACCTTCGGCCTCCTCGCGGATGCCTCGGAGTTGAGCGTTCACCCCCTCACCGACGCCGACCGCGAGGTTGCCACGCTGTTCGCCACGCGCTCCGGCGACGACATCGACAAGTGGGAGACCATGGCCCACGCCGGCCTCGCCCTCCCCGAGGCGCACGTGAGTGGCCCGATCGTCGATCTCCTGGATCACCCTGACCTCGACCACGTCGGGGTCGTCCTCGCACCGTCGCACGCACACGCTGCCGGCGGCACCGACGCCGCCGACGGCAGCGACGGCGACACGACCAACGGGTCCACGCTTCGCGTCTCGGACGTCTCCGACCTTGCGGCCGGCCACGAGGTCGACTGA